In Chitinophagales bacterium, one DNA window encodes the following:
- a CDS encoding rhodanese-like domain-containing protein: MQTVKEMLPEELKRMMQSGVRFQLIDVREPAEREAANIGGEFIPLDELMSNRQRIATDRPVIICCKVGLRSHIAIQRLQEKQDYNNLYNLKGGITAYLSM; this comes from the coding sequence ATGCAAACAGTAAAAGAAATGCTGCCTGAGGAACTGAAGCGGATGATGCAGTCAGGTGTCCGGTTTCAATTGATTGATGTGAGAGAGCCTGCTGAAAGAGAAGCCGCAAACATCGGAGGTGAATTTATTCCATTAGATGAGCTGATGTCGAACAGGCAAAGAATCGCCACAGACCGGCCTGTAATCATCTGTTGTAAAGTGGGCCTGCGCAGTCATATCGCCATTCAGCGGTTGCAGGAGAAGCAGGATTATAATAACCTTTACAATTTAAAAGGCGGAATCACCGCTTATCTATCAATGTGA
- the thiH gene encoding 2-iminoacetate synthase ThiH, whose product MTATTNLFRHVFDQYSWDDVAARIYASTTSDVERAMQKAGNGTPEDFMALISPAAERMLEPMAQLSHQLTLHRFGHVMQMYIPLYLSNECQNICTYCGFSLDNKIARITLNEEQLLKEVEVIKRYGYDHVLLVSGEANQSVGTDYFEKMIALIRPYFSNIMLEVQPLEQFEYERLINAGVNTVLVYQETYREENYRQYHPKGKKSNFNYRLQTPDRLGMAGVHRMGLGVLLGLEDWRVDSFYTALHLHYLEKHYWKTKYSISFPRLRPALGCQEPNHPITDRQLVQLICAYRIFNENAELSLSTRESPVFRNHAVKLGITSISAGSRTDPGGYAAKLQALEQFEIADNRSPAAVAEMLISNGYEPVWKDWDRVFAV is encoded by the coding sequence ATGACAGCAACAACAAATCTGTTCCGCCATGTATTCGACCAGTATTCCTGGGACGATGTCGCTGCACGTATCTATGCGTCGACCACAAGCGATGTGGAAAGAGCCATGCAAAAGGCAGGGAATGGCACGCCTGAAGATTTTATGGCACTTATTTCTCCTGCAGCAGAACGCATGCTCGAGCCTATGGCGCAATTGAGTCATCAGCTGACCTTACACCGGTTTGGTCATGTAATGCAGATGTATATTCCGCTCTACCTATCCAATGAATGCCAGAATATCTGCACCTACTGTGGATTCAGTCTCGATAATAAAATCGCCCGCATCACTTTAAATGAAGAGCAGCTATTGAAAGAGGTTGAAGTGATCAAGCGATATGGTTACGATCATGTATTGCTGGTAAGCGGTGAAGCAAACCAATCTGTTGGCACAGATTATTTTGAGAAGATGATTGCATTGATCCGCCCCTATTTTTCTAATATAATGCTGGAAGTGCAGCCGCTGGAACAGTTTGAATATGAAAGACTGATTAATGCAGGAGTAAATACAGTGCTCGTGTACCAGGAAACTTACCGGGAAGAAAACTACAGGCAATATCACCCGAAAGGCAAAAAGAGCAATTTCAATTACCGTTTACAAACTCCTGACCGACTGGGAATGGCAGGCGTACATCGCATGGGACTTGGGGTATTGCTTGGCCTTGAAGACTGGAGAGTGGATTCTTTCTACACAGCTTTACATCTTCACTACCTTGAAAAGCACTATTGGAAGACGAAGTATTCCATTTCATTTCCGAGGTTACGTCCGGCGCTCGGATGCCAGGAACCCAACCATCCGATCACCGACAGGCAACTGGTACAACTGATTTGTGCTTATCGCATATTCAATGAAAATGCGGAGTTGTCGTTGTCAACGCGTGAGTCACCTGTATTCCGCAATCATGCTGTTAAATTGGGCATCACTTCCATCAGCGCCGGATCGAGAACTGATCCCGGAGGATATGCTGCAAAGTTACAGGCACTCGAACAGTTTGAAATTGCGGATAACCGTTCGCCGGCCGCAGTGGCGGAGATGTTGATCTCCAATGGTTATGAGCCGGTATGGAAAGACTGGGACAGGGTATTTGCTGTATAG
- a CDS encoding thiazole synthase — MKDLIIAGQRFQSRLLLGSGKFSSMQLMKQAIAASGTQMVTVALKRVDVSKNDEDMGKFLKSLPIQLLPNTSGARNAREAILAAELGREALETNWLKLEIHPDPRYLLPDPVETFLAAEALVKSGFIVLPYVNADAVLCKRLEEVGTAAVMPLGAPIGSNKGLQTRDMLEIIIRESNVPVIIDAGIGAPSHAAAALEMGADAVLVNTAIAVAEDPANMSMAFKWAVEAGRLAYESRLGTTSSFATASSPLTAFLEE, encoded by the coding sequence ATGAAAGACCTCATCATTGCCGGTCAGCGGTTTCAGTCACGCCTCTTACTGGGCAGCGGAAAGTTCAGTTCCATGCAATTGATGAAACAAGCCATAGCAGCATCGGGCACACAAATGGTAACCGTGGCACTTAAGCGGGTGGATGTTTCAAAGAATGATGAAGACATGGGCAAGTTCCTGAAGTCGCTGCCCATTCAGCTGTTGCCCAATACCAGCGGCGCAAGAAATGCAAGGGAAGCCATCCTTGCTGCAGAACTGGGCAGGGAAGCACTCGAAACAAACTGGCTGAAGCTGGAGATACATCCTGACCCAAGATATCTTTTGCCGGATCCGGTGGAGACCTTCCTCGCTGCAGAAGCATTGGTGAAATCGGGATTCATCGTATTGCCATATGTTAATGCCGATGCCGTTTTGTGTAAGCGGCTGGAAGAAGTGGGTACAGCGGCGGTGATGCCACTTGGCGCACCTATTGGTTCCAACAAAGGATTGCAGACAAGAGATATGCTGGAAATCATTATCCGCGAAAGTAATGTGCCGGTTATTATTGATGCAGGTATCGGTGCACCTTCACATGCTGCAGCAGCATTGGAGATGGGTGCCGATGCCGTGTTGGTAAATACGGCTATTGCCGTGGCGGAAGATCCTGCAAACATGTCAATGGCTTTTAAATGGGCAGTGGAAGCTGGCAGGCTTGCATATGAGTCAAGACTCGGAACCACTTCTTCATTCGCAACGGCCAGCAGTCCGCTTACAGCATTTCTGGAGGAATAA
- the thiE gene encoding thiamine phosphate synthase, with amino-acid sequence MRRQIASLHYLTQDLPGFTHTVQVRMACEAGVSWVQLRMKNTERDEWLQVAREVRAITRAYGATLIINDDAAIAKEAGADGVHLGQTDMHWSDAVKMLGEKAIIGVSAHSWDELWKLKDAKVHYAGLGPFRFTSTKDKLDAVLGLAGIRDIMRMMQQHAFFLPVIAIGGIEQADVKPLMETGIAGIAVSGAINKSVHPQEAARQFLAELINTFSENEMRNI; translated from the coding sequence ATGCGTAGACAGATTGCATCCCTGCACTATCTCACACAAGACCTGCCAGGTTTTACGCATACCGTGCAGGTCAGAATGGCTTGCGAAGCAGGCGTTTCCTGGGTGCAGCTTCGTATGAAAAATACGGAAAGGGATGAATGGCTGCAGGTTGCCAGGGAGGTACGCGCCATCACCCGTGCTTATGGCGCCACGCTGATCATCAACGATGATGCTGCGATAGCAAAGGAAGCAGGCGCAGATGGTGTTCACCTGGGGCAAACTGATATGCACTGGTCGGATGCTGTTAAGATGCTGGGAGAAAAGGCCATCATTGGCGTATCAGCGCATTCATGGGATGAATTGTGGAAACTTAAGGATGCTAAAGTGCACTATGCCGGATTGGGCCCCTTCCGTTTCACCAGCACAAAGGATAAACTGGATGCTGTGTTAGGACTGGCAGGAATACGGGACATCATGCGTATGATGCAGCAACATGCATTTTTTCTGCCGGTGATTGCAATAGGAGGCATTGAGCAGGCGGATGTGAAGCCACTGATGGAAACCGGTATTGCCGGCATTGCCGTATCTGGTGCCATCAATAAATCGGTGCATCCGCAGGAAGCTGCGCGGCAGTTCCTTGCTGAATTGATAAATACGTTTTCAGAAAACGAAATGAGAAATATATGA
- a CDS encoding hydroxymethylpyrimidine/phosphomethylpyrimidine kinase, giving the protein MQKQRRYIISLAGFDPSAGAGILADIKTAEQLGVYGLGVCTALTMQTEDRFYKVRWIETEEIIAQLQLLLEKYPVEFMKIGIVESLDELNTILHYLHSHFPHVKIIWDPIINASAGFEFHHNYKTEEFINCCKKVYLVTPNAEEAKAWLKNEDALAATTSLQQFTNVYLKSYPSEDGKITDVLLHGNQRWNFISPELNGFRKHGSGCVLSSAITALLAQGHDLKNSCGQAKAYTFEFLMSTIDLLGEHRLIKLLSAYA; this is encoded by the coding sequence ATGCAAAAGCAACGTCGCTACATAATCAGCCTTGCTGGGTTCGATCCTTCTGCCGGTGCCGGTATACTGGCCGACATTAAAACAGCTGAACAACTGGGCGTGTATGGATTGGGTGTTTGCACCGCACTTACCATGCAGACAGAAGACCGGTTTTACAAGGTGCGATGGATTGAGACGGAAGAAATTATTGCACAGCTGCAATTGCTGCTGGAAAAGTACCCTGTTGAATTTATGAAAATTGGCATAGTGGAAAGTCTTGATGAACTGAATACCATCCTGCACTATCTCCATTCGCACTTTCCTCACGTGAAAATAATCTGGGATCCAATAATCAATGCATCTGCCGGATTCGAATTTCATCATAACTACAAAACGGAGGAGTTTATAAACTGTTGTAAGAAAGTTTATCTCGTCACCCCGAATGCAGAGGAGGCGAAAGCATGGTTGAAAAATGAAGATGCATTAGCCGCAACAACCAGTTTGCAGCAATTCACGAATGTCTACCTGAAAAGTTATCCGTCTGAGGATGGAAAAATAACGGATGTACTGCTGCACGGCAATCAGCGGTGGAATTTTATTTCACCGGAATTGAATGGCTTTAGAAAGCATGGTTCAGGTTGTGTTTTGTCGAGTGCCATCACCGCATTACTTGCGCAGGGTCATGATCTAAAAAACAGTTGCGGGCAGGCAAAGGCTTACACATTTGAATTTTTAATGAGTACAATTGATTTGTTGGGAGAGCATCGTTTGATCAAACTGCTTTCGGCGTATGCGTAG
- a CDS encoding thiamine phosphate synthase: MKVVVISSPEEVADEVKIMTALFKAGLERYHLRKPRFSTNKLRRLLNRVPVEYRDRIVIHSHHELCVPYKLAGIHITEHHRKRHYWQTWLLMKYLKLRRPQLEITAGFHTIGSLRTERFDYAYVFLSPVFDSISKIGYRSTFHEDSLQKVISKSDYKVFALGGVDEDKIEKAAGLGFYGVALLGSIWKSDEPVEKFKRVQHLCKSNVAT; this comes from the coding sequence ATGAAAGTAGTGGTGATATCCAGTCCTGAAGAGGTAGCTGATGAAGTGAAAATCATGACCGCGCTTTTTAAAGCCGGCCTTGAAAGATACCACTTACGCAAGCCCAGGTTCAGCACTAACAAACTGCGGAGATTACTGAACAGGGTTCCGGTGGAATATCGTGACCGTATCGTCATTCATTCGCATCATGAGTTATGTGTACCATATAAACTCGCCGGCATTCATATCACTGAGCATCACCGTAAGCGGCATTACTGGCAAACATGGCTGCTGATGAAATACCTGAAGTTGAGGCGGCCACAGTTGGAAATCACGGCCGGCTTTCATACAATCGGTTCCTTAAGAACAGAGCGCTTTGATTATGCATATGTTTTTCTGAGTCCGGTTTTCGACAGTATCTCCAAGATTGGTTATCGCAGCACGTTTCATGAAGACTCTCTGCAGAAGGTCATCAGTAAGTCAGATTACAAGGTATTTGCATTGGGCGGTGTGGATGAAGATAAAATTGAAAAGGCGGCCGGGCTTGGATTTTATGGAGTGGCTTTGCTGGGCAGCATTTGGAAATCGGATGAGCCGGTAGAAAAATTCAAACGGGTACAGCATCTATGCAAAAGCAACGTCGCTACATAA
- the thiC gene encoding phosphomethylpyrimidine synthase ThiC → MKDHRKLPDAGTITRTPFPASKKVYVKGPLHNIEVAMREISTSDEMELKNGTVKKQHVSVTVYDSSGPYTDPAAAVDVHKGLHPLRREWILKRGDVEALKSFSSAYANERMNDRALHEIHFKNIPMPLRAKQGHNVSQMAYAKKGIITPEMEYIAIRENQRTHEWSEQYADLKKQHAGENFGASLPVKLITPEFVRDEVARGRAIIPANINHPESEPMIIGRNFLVKINANIGNSAVSSSIEEEVEKAVWACRWGADTIMDLSTGKNIHETREWIIRNSPVPIGTVPIYQALEKVGGVAEDLTWEIYRDTLIEQAEQGVDYFTVHAGVLLRYIPLTAGRVTGIVSRGGSIMAKWCLSHHKESFLYTHFEDICEIMKAYDVSFSLGDGLRPGSIADANDNAQFAELETLGELTKVAWKHDIQTMIEGPGHIPMQLIKVNMEKELDICHEAPFYTLGPLTTDIAPGYDHITSAIGAAMIGWFGCSMLCYVTPKEHLGLPNKKDVKDGVIAYKIAAHAADLAKGHPGAQLRDNALSKARFDFRWQDQFNLSLDPDTAREFHDETLPADNAKVAHFCSMCGPKFCSMKITQEVRDYAAQLKINETVLVEKGLEEKAREFAEAGGEIYVKQS, encoded by the coding sequence ATGAAAGATCATCGTAAGCTACCGGATGCCGGTACCATTACCCGCACACCATTTCCGGCTTCAAAGAAAGTCTATGTGAAAGGACCGCTGCACAATATTGAAGTGGCCATGCGGGAAATTTCAACTTCAGATGAAATGGAGCTGAAGAACGGAACAGTGAAAAAGCAGCATGTCAGTGTTACGGTGTATGATTCAAGCGGGCCGTATACTGATCCGGCTGCAGCAGTGGATGTGCATAAAGGGCTGCATCCGTTGCGGCGTGAATGGATTTTAAAAAGAGGAGATGTGGAGGCGCTGAAGTCTTTCTCTTCGGCTTATGCAAATGAAAGGATGAATGACCGGGCGCTCCATGAAATCCATTTTAAAAATATACCCATGCCTTTACGGGCAAAGCAGGGACACAATGTTTCGCAGATGGCATATGCGAAGAAAGGCATCATTACACCTGAGATGGAGTATATCGCCATTCGCGAAAATCAGCGCACACATGAATGGAGTGAGCAATATGCTGACCTGAAAAAGCAGCATGCCGGTGAAAACTTTGGTGCAAGCCTTCCTGTAAAATTGATAACACCGGAATTCGTACGCGATGAAGTGGCACGAGGCCGCGCCATCATTCCTGCCAATATCAACCATCCGGAAAGCGAGCCAATGATAATTGGCCGTAATTTCCTGGTAAAGATCAATGCCAACATTGGCAATTCAGCCGTCAGTTCTTCCATTGAAGAAGAAGTGGAAAAAGCAGTGTGGGCCTGCCGTTGGGGCGCCGATACCATCATGGATCTTTCCACAGGAAAAAATATTCATGAGACCCGCGAATGGATCATCCGCAATTCACCGGTGCCTATTGGTACTGTGCCCATTTACCAGGCACTGGAAAAAGTTGGCGGTGTGGCCGAAGACCTCACCTGGGAAATTTATCGTGATACACTCATCGAACAGGCGGAGCAGGGTGTTGACTATTTTACAGTGCATGCCGGCGTATTGTTGAGATATATTCCGCTCACCGCCGGTCGTGTAACAGGAATCGTTTCCCGCGGAGGAAGCATCATGGCAAAATGGTGCCTTTCACATCATAAGGAGAGTTTTCTATACACCCATTTTGAAGACATCTGTGAGATCATGAAGGCCTATGATGTTTCATTTTCACTAGGCGACGGACTGCGTCCTGGCAGCATAGCCGATGCAAATGACAATGCGCAGTTTGCGGAACTGGAGACCTTGGGAGAATTGACAAAAGTGGCGTGGAAGCACGACATTCAGACCATGATAGAAGGGCCCGGACATATTCCCATGCAGTTGATCAAGGTGAACATGGAGAAGGAGCTTGATATATGCCATGAAGCACCTTTTTACACCCTTGGACCGCTTACCACCGATATTGCTCCCGGTTATGATCACATTACCTCAGCCATCGGCGCGGCAATGATTGGATGGTTCGGTTGTTCGATGCTATGTTATGTGACGCCCAAGGAGCACCTTGGCTTACCGAATAAGAAGGATGTGAAGGATGGAGTGATCGCCTACAAGATTGCGGCACATGCCGCCGATCTTGCAAAGGGACATCCGGGAGCACAGCTGCGCGATAATGCATTGAGTAAAGCACGTTTCGATTTTCGCTGGCAGGATCAGTTCAACCTTTCACTTGATCCCGACACGGCGCGTGAGTTTCATGATGAAACGTTACCTGCGGATAATGCCAAGGTGGCGCATTTCTGTTCGATGTGCGGCCCTAAATTCTGTTCGATGAAGATTACACAGGAGGTGCGCGATTATGCGGCGCAGTTAAAAATCAATGAAACAGTGTTAGTCGAAAAGGGGCTTGAAGAAAAGGCCCGTGAATTCGCGGAAGCCGGCGGTGAAATATATGTGAAGCAATCATAA
- the thiS gene encoding sulfur carrier protein ThiS, giving the protein MKIKVNSNWLEVEQGNHLHALLESLLLHQKSGMAVAVNATVIPKKDWQQFELRENDEIIIIEAAQGG; this is encoded by the coding sequence ATGAAAATTAAAGTCAACAGTAACTGGCTCGAAGTTGAACAGGGAAATCACCTGCATGCTTTGCTGGAAAGTCTTTTACTGCATCAGAAAAGCGGAATGGCCGTTGCTGTGAACGCGACAGTGATACCGAAGAAAGACTGGCAGCAATTCGAATTGCGTGAAAATGATGAAATAATCATTATTGAAGCGGCGCAAGGTGGATGA